gcaaaatggtaaaagtaaaaaaaaatatatatatatatatatatatattatacaatagTTGAGATTAAAAAAGTATCTTTATCACAATCCTTCAAAGTGAGTATTACACGCTACTATTGCCCCGGATCTCAACATTACAATAAATATTGGATATAACTAATTTGTAGGATCTCAacattacaatatatatatatatataaaaaggacTAGGGACTATCTGGAGGAGTACAAGGAGGCACAAATTCAGCTAGCAGTAACCGGTCCAAATGAGGTTACACAGTGATCATGGCAGCCAACCTCAGGTCTGATGTACAAGCTCAATTTCAATGCTGCTGTTTTTGCAAATAGGGAGGCATCAGGTGTAGGAGCAGTGATTCGCAATGAGAAGGGGGAGGTGATGGCTGCATTATCGGCGAAAGGTGCTACTGTAGTGGACAGTGAGGAGGCTGAGGTGTTGGCGTGTCAAAAAGCATTGGAGTTCGCCGTGGATGCTAGTTTCTCGAACCTGATCATTGAAGGTGACAATGTGACTGTGATGCAGACTATCTCCTCAACACAACCTAATCTCTCTCAGTTGGGACTGGTTTATGAGAACATTCGCTGCATTGCAGCAGGTCTTCGATATGTGTCTTTTAGCTGTGTTCGTTGTAGTGCCAACTTAGTTGCCCATTCTTTAGCTCGTTATGCCAGTCAAATAGATAATGAAATTATTTGGAAGGAAGAATCGCTACCACCAGCCTTTGAGGCTTTGTATTTGGATTCTAGCTTTTTATAATGAATGAATGAAGTCTGTTTCGGttccaaaaaaaaggaatgcaaatgtaataataatttttttttaaatgctaaatttattatcaattttactacaaaactTTACAAACTAAGGTAACAATAAATGTAATTAGCACATTATCAaaaatacaataattaaatttgttaataatttttatgttacattTAAAAGTTGACTTAGGTTTACATATTATTTGAGTCTTTGACAAGTGCTGCCCTACATAGAAGCCAAGTTGTTCACAGGAATGCCTtgacttacccaaaaaaaaaaaattatatacataattattCCTACTTTGtctaccctaaaaaaaattattgaacacTCTTATTTGAGAATCCTAG
The sequence above is drawn from the Quercus robur chromosome 7, dhQueRobu3.1, whole genome shotgun sequence genome and encodes:
- the LOC126691319 gene encoding uncharacterized protein LOC126691319 codes for the protein MYKLNFNAAVFANREASGVGAVIRNEKGEVMAALSAKGATVVDSEEAEVLACQKALEFAVDASFSNLIIEGDNVTVMQTISSTQPNLSQLGLVYENIRCIAAGLRYVSFSCVRCSANLVAHSLARYASQIDNEIIWKEESLPPAFEALYLDSSFL